A portion of the Leptospira noumeaensis genome contains these proteins:
- a CDS encoding LIC_11695 family lipoprotein: MKTKTKIKTLLTLITLGLSVFQCDLFDPKDKVTSDDLVSMLALQQINANSMSEAQRLGLNVAYSHRFSIKDGPHLFCREYSTAYLEKQAEWEKDMEQTYTTIGNAIGIQIVVERLSGPCAVTNKVAACHYDGVDGINDLIPYAYTTEGEHKYLIPANAYYGTTDLKNAKEACERFKGTYVCYDPSKCWQ, encoded by the coding sequence ATGAAAACTAAAACAAAAATAAAAACTCTACTCACTCTAATCACATTAGGACTAAGCGTATTCCAATGTGATTTGTTTGATCCTAAAGACAAAGTTACCAGTGATGATCTGGTTTCGATGCTCGCCTTACAACAAATCAATGCCAATAGTATGAGTGAAGCTCAAAGATTAGGTTTAAACGTTGCGTATAGCCATAGATTTAGTATCAAAGATGGCCCACATTTGTTCTGCAGAGAATATTCTACAGCTTATTTAGAAAAACAAGCAGAATGGGAAAAAGATATGGAACAAACCTATACAACCATTGGAAATGCAATTGGCATTCAGATTGTTGTTGAAAGACTGAGTGGTCCGTGTGCCGTCACGAATAAAGTAGCTGCTTGTCATTACGACGGAGTGGATGGGATTAATGATCTGATCCCCTATGCTTATACGACAGAAGGAGAACATAAATACCTTATTCCCGCAAACGCATACTACGGAACAACAGATTTAAAAAATGCTAAAGAAGCTTGCGAAAGATTCAAAGGCACTTATGTTTGTTACGACCCAAGTAAATGTTGGCAATAA